TCCATCTGCTGTGATGCCGTCGATGTCCATTTTATCGGAGCCGATCATGAAGTCGACGTGCGTGATGCTTTCGTTCAGGCCGTTCTCAGCCAGTTCTTCTGAAGACATTGTCTTTCCGCCTTCTACACAGAATGCATAAGCGCTTCCGATTGCGAAATGGTTTGACGCGTTCTCATCAAATAGTGTGTTAAAGAACAGCACATTTGATTGGGAAATTGGCGAGTTGAATGGTACTAGGGCAACTTCACCAAGATAGTGTGAACCTTCATCAGTAGCCACAAGCTGCTTCAGGATTTCTTCGCCTTCTTCAGCTTCAACTCCAACGATTTTTCCATTTTCAAAAGTAAGCTTGAAGTTGTCGATGATGTTTCCGCCATAGCTAAGTGGCTTCGTGCTTGAAACATAACCGTTTACGCCTGTTTTCAACGGAACAGAGAATACTTCTTCAGTCGGCATGTTTGCCATGAATTCATTGCCTTGCTCGTTCACGCTGCCAGCGCCAACCCAGATATGCTTCTCAGGAAGCTCGACTGTCAGGTCAGTGCCAGGTGCTTTGTAGTGAAGCTTTTTGTAGCGCTTGCCGTTCAGGTAATCAACCTTCTCATGAAGGGAAGAGTCATGGTCTTTCCATGCAGCGACAGGATCTGGAGTGTCCACACGGACTGCCTTGAAAATCGCATCCCAAAGCTTCTGCACAGCTGTTTCAGCAGTCTCCTCAGGGAACACCATTTTTGCCCAGCCTTCAGAAGGAGCAGCAATGACTGTCCAGCTAACTTTATCGGATTGTATGTATTTGCGATACTTTGAAAGTGCTGTTCCAGCAGCTTTCTGGAAGTTTGCGATGCGCTCGGACTTCACACCCTTCAACAAGTCAGGACTTGAAGAAACGATTGACATGAATGCTGCACCGTTTTCAGCTAGGTCTTCCACTTCGCGTGCGCGCCATTCAGGGTATTCTGTGAACGCCTCATCTGGTGCAAGATCGTATTTCGTTCTGTTTACGACATCATCATTCCAGTTCACGACGACGTTTTTAGCGCCGGCTTCGTATGCCTTTTTCGCAACAAGACGGACAAATTCAGCAGAGTCGATCGTCGTATTGACGACAAGCGTCTGGTCCTTCTGGATGTTCACGCCAACCTTGACAGCAAGGTCTGCATATTTTTCTAAATTCGTTTGAAAATCACTCATCTATTTCGCCCCTTTTCAGAATCTTCTTTTACATTGTAACGATTTTATAGGAAAAAAGAAACTTAAGACATTCGACTAAACTAGACACACAAGCGGCACTGCAGGTTCAGTTCTTATCTGTCTAAATTTGCTATCCTATTAAACTAGCACATGACAGCGGCCTAATGTAAAATAGAGCGGTATAAAAAGGGGTATAGGAGGATATTTTAAAGATGAAATATGATGTAGTTTTATTACGGTTATCAGCGATTTACGCTTTCATTGGGGCATTCCTCGGTTCGCATATGGCAGGTGCCGGCAGTTATGCTATCCGACCAGTCCATGCACATATCCTTGTTGTCGGCTGGCTGAGTCTGTTTGCCTTCTCCAGCTACTACCGTTCTTATGTGGTACCTAAGACTTCAAAACTAGCATTGCTTCATGTCTGGACAGCAATTATCGGCAGCTTCGGATTGACTTTAGGCATGTGGCTTTATAGTGTGAAGCCATTCCCACTGCCTGAAACCTTCACAATGGTGTTCTACATCGTTGGCGGATCCACTTTGCTTCTCAGCTTCCTGCTATTTGTATTCATGACATTTAAATATAGCGATGCGAAGGTAAAATAATGGAAAAATCCATGCAGAATCAAGCTTCTGCATGGATTTTTTTGTGTGTTTGGGTTTTAAATAATGCTCATCACCCTAACATTTTCACTTTCTAATCAATATATTGGCGAAAATACAAATATATCAGCGGATTTCTAATTTTATCGCCCACATTTCCCAATATATCAGCGGATTTTTAATTATATCGACCACATTTTCCAATATATCGACCAACTTCATATTTCCACTATTAGAAGATCCGCGAATTAGAAGAATTACACTCAAATCCCGGCAGCCTTCTTACTCTCATACATCCTGAACATCAGCCAGAACAGCACGGCGCTCAAAACGGCGAGAATGCTAAGGATGGTGAATGTCCAGCCATAGCCGATCCAAACAGTCAACGGAATGCTGATTGGGGCAATCGTCCTGCCAATCGTATAGCGCAATGAAGCGGCGGCAAAATACTGGCCGCGCATTTTTTCAGGTGCCAGGTTGGAAATGAAGGTTTGCTGCAGCCCGGCTGTCATCAGTTCAGCCAGTGTGAACACAGCCATTGCCCCGATCAGGCCCCAAATCCAATTGGTCGCACCGAACATCAATATCGACACTGCATAGATGAGCGATGACAATACAAACACATTCCGTTCCCGGAAGCGGGTCACCCATCTCGTAACAACTACAGTGAAGAGGGCAACCAGCAATCCATTTTCGGATAAAATCAATCCAAAAGCCTGCTCTCCATTCACGGTGAATACCTTGCTGCCGAGTTCTAGCACCGTTTGATTATGCACCGTATCCTTTGTGTAAACAGGGAATAACAAATCAAGCTGCATGAATGTTTGGGCCGCTAAAATCCCTGCGATGATGAACATGAGAAATACTTTATCTTGGACAATGACCTTGTAATCGGCAATTTGATCTTTAAGAAAGTCATACCATTTGCCATTTTCTGCACGTGCTTGCCTGGCTGAAGCAGGGACCGTTTCACGCGTCCAATTTGCGAGGACAAGTGCAAGCAAAATGGAGATGATCGCGACGGCAATCATCAGTTCAAACCGGTATTTTACATAAAAAATCGCTCCGAGAATTGGACCGACAACCACGGCGATATTGATTTGTGTATAAAAAATAGCGAACACGCTGCTTCGGTCTTTTTCAGGAACCACGTCGGCTACCATCGCCTGGCTGGCAGGCCAATAGATCGAGCCGAACATCCCAACGAGGGTAAAGCAGATGAAACCGAGCATCGGCGAGGTGAACCATGGTGATACGGCATAGGCAAAAACTAGGAAGGCGATGCCCTGGCCAAATGCTGAGATGACCATCATTCGCTTGCGCCCGAACCTGTCCGCCGTATATCCTCCAAGCAAATTGGCAAACACCGAGAACACCTGTGAAAAAATCAGCAGGAATCCAGCTTTGTCCTTACCAAAGCTTTCAGCAAAGTAAATCGTTAAAAACGGGAAAAACATCCAAAATGTTATATTCATTAAAGCTTCGCCGAACAAGCGAATCTTCAAGTTTCGATCCCAATCTCTTATCCTCATGATGCTTCTCCTTTTATATCTTTGAATGACACCAACGAATATCATACTACTCCATAGGAATTTTTTACAAGT
This portion of the Mesobacillus sp. S13 genome encodes:
- a CDS encoding aminopeptidase — encoded protein: MSDFQTNLEKYADLAVKVGVNIQKDQTLVVNTTIDSAEFVRLVAKKAYEAGAKNVVVNWNDDVVNRTKYDLAPDEAFTEYPEWRAREVEDLAENGAAFMSIVSSSPDLLKGVKSERIANFQKAAGTALSKYRKYIQSDKVSWTVIAAPSEGWAKMVFPEETAETAVQKLWDAIFKAVRVDTPDPVAAWKDHDSSLHEKVDYLNGKRYKKLHYKAPGTDLTVELPEKHIWVGAGSVNEQGNEFMANMPTEEVFSVPLKTGVNGYVSSTKPLSYGGNIIDNFKLTFENGKIVGVEAEEGEEILKQLVATDEGSHYLGEVALVPFNSPISQSNVLFFNTLFDENASNHFAIGSAYAFCVEGGKTMSSEELAENGLNESITHVDFMIGSDKMDIDGITADGTAEPVFRNGDWAL
- a CDS encoding MDR family MFS transporter, producing the protein MRIRDWDRNLKIRLFGEALMNITFWMFFPFLTIYFAESFGKDKAGFLLIFSQVFSVFANLLGGYTADRFGRKRMMVISAFGQGIAFLVFAYAVSPWFTSPMLGFICFTLVGMFGSIYWPASQAMVADVVPEKDRSSVFAIFYTQINIAVVVGPILGAIFYVKYRFELMIAVAIISILLALVLANWTRETVPASARQARAENGKWYDFLKDQIADYKVIVQDKVFLMFIIAGILAAQTFMQLDLLFPVYTKDTVHNQTVLELGSKVFTVNGEQAFGLILSENGLLVALFTVVVTRWVTRFRERNVFVLSSLIYAVSILMFGATNWIWGLIGAMAVFTLAELMTAGLQQTFISNLAPEKMRGQYFAAASLRYTIGRTIAPISIPLTVWIGYGWTFTILSILAVLSAVLFWLMFRMYESKKAAGI